One window from the genome of Streptomyces cadmiisoli encodes:
- a CDS encoding YhgE/Pip domain-containing protein, which translates to MRSPRLAALELRRFGRGRLPRAALVALLLLPLLYGALYLWSFWDPYSRLDRLPVALVNDDTGATAGGKEIHAGDDIVAGLRDSEVFDWHEVSAAEARAGVEEGTYYLSLTMPDDFSRRIASGSGDSPQAGALRVRTNDANNYIVGQISRTVFSEVRTAASTKASRTFLDRIFISFSGIHGETVKAASGADKLKSGIGTAEKGSKDLADGLKDAEGGSGKLVKGLKKLDTGAGDLEDGSQQVAEGTQALADKVDGVADEVGPFLEDNEQTIGDTARAVADTAGAIGDNLGTLVKRAPAAAEEARTAADTLRDVHERRCGTAVPPDAACYDLEKAKDAAADVATLADDVSTLITEHEGDLEKLDGHLATLEKQARALADRAPHLSEDLDDAVTRINKLNEGAGKVAAGAKALHTGLGTARTGAVDLDQGVGDLRTGADDLSGGMFKLVDGSGRLASGLHDGAKQIPDYDERQRDERTEVMADPVRLASESLHRAPNYGTGFAPYFIPLSLWVGAMVAYMLIAPLNRRALAAGASAWRIALAGWLPVLAIGVLQTVALMSVLHWAVGLEMARAAGTVGFLFLVTGCFAALIQWLNAHFGAAGRILVLALLMLQLTSAGGTYPVQTSPAFFNALHPFLPMSHVVEALRRLISGGGLEPVWHACVVLAAYTAGALALTALSARRRQVWTLDRLHPELSL; encoded by the coding sequence ATGCGCTCGCCGAGACTGGCCGCTCTTGAGCTGCGGCGCTTCGGGCGCGGTAGGCTCCCCCGCGCGGCCCTGGTGGCACTTCTCCTGCTGCCGCTGCTCTACGGTGCGTTGTACCTGTGGTCCTTCTGGGATCCGTACAGCCGCCTGGACCGCCTCCCCGTGGCACTGGTGAACGACGACACGGGAGCGACCGCCGGAGGCAAGGAGATCCACGCGGGCGACGACATCGTGGCGGGACTGCGTGACAGCGAGGTCTTCGACTGGCACGAGGTGAGCGCCGCCGAGGCACGCGCGGGCGTGGAGGAGGGCACGTACTACCTGTCGCTGACCATGCCGGACGACTTCAGCCGCCGTATCGCCTCCGGTTCGGGCGACTCCCCGCAGGCGGGGGCCCTCCGGGTCCGTACGAACGACGCCAACAACTACATCGTCGGGCAGATCTCCCGGACGGTGTTCAGCGAGGTGCGCACGGCGGCGTCCACCAAGGCGTCGCGGACGTTCCTGGACCGGATCTTCATCTCGTTCTCCGGCATCCACGGCGAGACGGTGAAGGCCGCGAGCGGGGCGGACAAGCTCAAGAGCGGTATCGGCACGGCGGAGAAGGGCTCGAAGGACCTCGCCGACGGTCTGAAGGACGCCGAGGGCGGCAGCGGCAAGCTGGTCAAGGGCCTGAAGAAGCTCGACACGGGGGCCGGCGACCTGGAGGACGGTTCGCAGCAGGTCGCGGAGGGGACGCAGGCACTCGCCGACAAGGTCGACGGCGTCGCGGACGAGGTCGGGCCGTTCCTGGAGGACAACGAGCAGACCATCGGTGACACGGCCAGGGCGGTCGCCGACACCGCCGGCGCGATCGGCGACAACCTCGGCACGCTGGTGAAGCGGGCGCCGGCGGCCGCCGAGGAGGCCCGCACGGCCGCGGACACCCTGCGCGACGTCCACGAGCGGCGCTGCGGAACCGCCGTCCCGCCCGATGCGGCCTGCTACGACCTGGAGAAGGCGAAGGACGCCGCGGCCGACGTGGCGACGCTCGCGGACGACGTCAGCACGCTGATCACCGAGCACGAGGGCGACCTGGAGAAGCTGGACGGCCATCTCGCCACCCTGGAGAAGCAGGCCCGCGCGCTCGCCGACCGTGCCCCGCACCTGTCGGAGGACCTCGACGACGCCGTCACCAGGATCAACAAGCTGAACGAGGGAGCCGGGAAGGTCGCCGCGGGTGCCAAGGCGCTGCACACCGGGCTCGGCACGGCCCGGACCGGCGCGGTGGACCTCGACCAGGGCGTCGGCGACCTCAGGACGGGCGCGGACGACCTCAGCGGCGGCATGTTCAAGCTCGTCGACGGCTCGGGCAGGCTCGCGAGCGGGCTGCACGACGGCGCGAAGCAGATCCCCGACTACGACGAACGGCAGCGCGACGAGCGGACCGAGGTGATGGCGGACCCGGTCCGGCTCGCGTCCGAGTCGCTGCACCGGGCGCCCAACTACGGCACCGGATTCGCCCCGTACTTCATCCCGCTGTCCCTGTGGGTGGGCGCCATGGTGGCGTACATGCTGATCGCGCCGCTCAACCGGCGCGCCCTGGCCGCCGGTGCCTCGGCCTGGCGGATCGCGCTGGCGGGCTGGCTGCCGGTGCTCGCGATCGGCGTGCTCCAGACGGTCGCGCTGATGTCGGTGCTGCACTGGGCGGTCGGGCTGGAGATGGCGCGGGCGGCCGGCACCGTCGGTTTCCTGTTCCTGGTCACGGGCTGCTTCGCCGCGCTCATCCAATGGCTGAACGCGCACTTCGGAGCCGCCGGCCGCATCCTGGTCCTCGCCCTGCTGATGCTCCAGCTGACCTCCGCGGGCGGCACCTACCCCGTGCAGACCAGTCCGGCCTTCTTCAACGCGCTCCACCCGTTCCTGCCGATGAGCCATGTCGTCGAGGCCCTCAGGAGGCTCATCAGCGGCGGCGGCCTGGAACCCGTGTGGCACGCGTGCGTGGTGCTGGCGGCGTACACCGCGGGCGCCCTCGCCCTGACGGCCCTGTCCGCCCGGCGCCGGCAGGTGTGGACACTGGACCGGCTGCACCCGGAGCTGAGCCTGTGA
- a CDS encoding TetR/AcrR family transcriptional regulator — protein MERSSTTSGAGTRREATRQKLYEAAVTLIAEQGFSATTVDEIAERAGVAKGTVYYNFASKSVLFEELLRHGVGLLTASLREAAERTARDGGSKVDALDAMIRAGLVFIDRYPAFTQLYVAELWRTNRAWQSTLMVVRREAVAVVEAVLREGIDDGEFTDEIDVPLTAAALVGMVLVAALDWQAFQPERSLDDVHAALSRLLQGRVSGRP, from the coding sequence ATGGAACGCAGCAGCACCACGTCGGGCGCCGGTACGCGCCGGGAAGCCACCCGGCAGAAGCTCTACGAGGCGGCCGTCACCCTCATCGCCGAGCAGGGCTTCTCCGCCACCACGGTGGACGAGATCGCCGAGCGCGCCGGGGTCGCCAAGGGCACGGTGTACTACAACTTCGCCAGCAAGTCGGTCCTCTTCGAGGAACTGCTGAGGCACGGCGTGGGGCTCCTCACCGCCTCACTGCGCGAGGCGGCGGAGCGCACCGCGCGCGACGGCGGCAGCAAGGTGGACGCCCTGGACGCGATGATCCGGGCGGGACTCGTTTTCATCGACCGCTATCCGGCATTCACCCAGCTGTACGTCGCCGAGTTGTGGCGCACCAACCGGGCCTGGCAGTCCACCTTGATGGTGGTCCGGCGGGAAGCGGTGGCGGTCGTCGAGGCAGTGCTGCGCGAGGGCATCGACGACGGCGAGTTCACCGACGAGATCGACGTCCCGCTGACCGCGGCGGCGCTGGTCGGGATGGTTCTGGTGGCCGCGCTGGACTGGCAGGCCTTCCAGCCGGAACGGTCCCTGGACGATGTGCACGCGGCACTGTCGCGGCTGCTCCAGGGACGGGTGAGCGGCAGGCCGTAG
- a CDS encoding SAV_6107 family HEPN domain-containing protein, whose product MANSSAAAARRRRATGPAPSLNGPAGDVHPVLRRATAPPAALDLLAQARTGLDEAAVLDTPNERYATAHLAALRTAAAVLAARGRPEHNPRRRARIRSAWEVLPEIAPELTEWSALFASGARRRALAEAGIQGAAGRRDADDLIRDVAMFIRIVERMLVLQPVLPQPRPDPDAGEGRAPGADRDFPDAG is encoded by the coding sequence ATGGCCAACTCGTCCGCAGCCGCCGCGCGTCGGCGCCGCGCCACCGGCCCTGCCCCCTCACTGAACGGCCCGGCGGGCGACGTGCACCCCGTGCTCCGCCGGGCCACGGCGCCACCCGCCGCCCTCGACCTGCTCGCCCAGGCCCGCACCGGCCTCGACGAGGCGGCAGTCCTCGACACTCCGAACGAGCGCTACGCGACCGCCCATCTCGCCGCCCTGCGCACCGCCGCGGCCGTCCTCGCCGCACGCGGACGCCCCGAGCACAACCCGCGACGCCGGGCCAGGATCCGCAGCGCCTGGGAAGTGCTGCCGGAGATCGCACCCGAACTCACCGAGTGGAGCGCCCTGTTCGCCTCGGGCGCCCGCCGCCGCGCCCTGGCCGAGGCCGGCATCCAGGGCGCGGCCGGCCGCCGGGACGCCGACGACCTCATACGTGACGTGGCGATGTTCATCCGCATCGTCGAACGGATGCTGGTGCTCCAGCCGGTCCTCCCGCAGCCCCGTCCGGACCCGGACGCGGGAGAGGGCCGCGCTCCCGGCGCGGACCGCGACTTCCCGGACGCCGGCTGA
- a CDS encoding DUF3040 domain-containing protein encodes MPLSEHEQRMLEQMERALYAEDPKFATALEGSGLRTYTRRRVYQAVAGFLVGIALLMAGMVAKQVWLSVVGFLVMLGCAVLAVTGWRKAPRPGEQPAGGGQQAGRQGRQRRSMMERIEERWQRRRDEQQGH; translated from the coding sequence GTGCCGCTCTCAGAGCACGAGCAGCGCATGCTCGAGCAGATGGAGCGAGCGCTGTACGCCGAAGATCCCAAGTTCGCGACAGCGCTTGAGGGAAGCGGGCTGCGTACGTACACCCGGCGACGGGTCTACCAGGCGGTCGCGGGCTTCCTCGTAGGTATCGCGCTCCTCATGGCCGGAATGGTCGCCAAACAGGTCTGGCTCAGCGTGGTGGGATTCCTCGTCATGCTGGGCTGCGCGGTACTCGCCGTGACCGGCTGGCGCAAGGCCCCCAGGCCGGGCGAGCAGCCCGCCGGCGGTGGCCAGCAGGCCGGTCGTCAGGGACGTCAGCGGCGCTCGATGATGGAGCGCATCGAG
- a CDS encoding DUF4126 domain-containing protein has protein sequence MSVLPLVFTSGWASGVNAYAVVLLLGFFGATGVSDEVPETLQRPEVLIPAGVLFLCETVADKIPYVDSVWDSVHTVIRPAAGAWVGALLAGQSGSLSDLTAGAIGGSTALASHAVKAGTRMAVNSSPEPFSNVILSLAEDLGVGGIVTFAMFHPEAAAVVAGVLLVAGLVALYFLVSRIRRFLRRRAQRREERRLERRLAARAGPPDG, from the coding sequence GTGTCCGTACTCCCCCTGGTGTTCACCAGCGGCTGGGCCAGCGGTGTCAACGCGTACGCGGTGGTGCTGCTGCTCGGCTTCTTCGGCGCGACGGGCGTGAGCGACGAGGTACCCGAGACGCTGCAACGGCCCGAGGTCCTGATCCCCGCGGGTGTGCTGTTCCTGTGCGAGACGGTGGCCGACAAGATCCCGTACGTCGACTCGGTGTGGGACTCGGTGCACACGGTGATCCGGCCGGCCGCCGGGGCGTGGGTGGGGGCGCTGCTCGCCGGGCAGAGCGGTTCCCTGTCCGATCTGACGGCGGGCGCGATCGGCGGTTCGACCGCGCTGGCCAGCCATGCGGTCAAGGCCGGGACACGGATGGCGGTGAACTCCTCGCCGGAGCCGTTCAGCAACGTGATCCTCAGCCTGGCGGAGGATCTCGGGGTCGGCGGGATCGTCACGTTCGCGATGTTCCACCCGGAGGCCGCCGCCGTCGTCGCCGGCGTGCTGCTGGTCGCCGGGCTGGTCGCGCTGTACTTCCTCGTCTCCCGCATCCGCCGCTTCCTGCGCCGCCGCGCCCAGCGCCGGGAGGAACGGCGGCTGGAACGCCGGCTGGCAGCCCGCGCGGGCCCACCTGACGGGTAG
- a CDS encoding methyltransferase yields MSDPMRPRSSLRTAVVWDVLRDALDRRVKATGRESLDVLDTGGGSGNFAVPVARLGHRVTVVDPSPNALFALERRAAEAGVADRVRGVQGDARGLFDVVERGGYDAVLCHGVLEYVDDPAEGLGNAVAALRPEGVLSLLAAGLGGAVLARALAGHFTEARQALDDPHGRWGTGDPMPRRFTAEQLTELVAAAGLEVGAVHGVRVFADLVPGVLVDTEPGAMDALLKLEAAAAELPAFHAVATQLHVLGETRRAAEA; encoded by the coding sequence GTGTCGGACCCGATGCGCCCCCGATCCTCTCTCCGAACCGCCGTGGTGTGGGACGTCCTCCGGGACGCCCTGGACCGCCGGGTCAAGGCCACGGGCCGGGAGTCGCTGGACGTCCTCGACACCGGAGGCGGCAGCGGCAACTTCGCCGTGCCCGTCGCCCGCCTCGGCCACCGCGTCACCGTCGTCGACCCCAGCCCGAACGCGCTGTTCGCGCTGGAGCGCCGCGCCGCCGAGGCCGGCGTCGCCGACCGGGTGCGGGGCGTGCAGGGCGACGCCCGGGGCCTGTTCGACGTGGTCGAGCGCGGCGGCTACGACGCGGTGCTGTGCCACGGCGTCCTGGAGTACGTCGACGACCCGGCCGAGGGCCTCGGCAACGCGGTGGCCGCCCTGCGCCCCGAAGGCGTGCTCAGCCTGCTCGCGGCCGGGCTCGGGGGTGCCGTGCTCGCACGCGCCCTCGCCGGTCACTTCACGGAGGCCAGGCAGGCGCTGGACGACCCGCACGGGCGCTGGGGCACCGGCGACCCGATGCCGCGCCGCTTCACCGCCGAACAGCTGACCGAACTGGTCGCGGCCGCCGGCCTCGAGGTCGGCGCCGTGCACGGTGTACGGGTGTTCGCCGATCTCGTACCGGGCGTGCTGGTGGACACCGAACCCGGAGCGATGGACGCCCTGCTGAAGCTGGAAGCCGCGGCGGCCGAGCTCCCGGCGTTCCACGCGGTGGCCACGCAGCTTCATGTGCTCGGTGAGACACGAAGGGCCGCCGAGGCGTGA
- a CDS encoding ATP-binding cassette domain-containing protein: MAGVVRGSLGGVAVGARHFGLKGPRGWAFRGVSFAAEPGSLVAVAGPSGSGRTSLLLALTGRMKATEGTAVVGDVRLPRQSAALRRISGLAHVPGVTDLDPALTVAEHLRERALLQRRFGDSLRALLRPRSERAREARRRIDDALAAAGLDTETLPKGPRTAVRDLERLEALRLSVALALVGRPRLLGVDDADLKLSMAERAEVWALLRSLADSGTTVLAVCGEAPEDAVVVSTVPRGGSAGADADERAVGTAPRDNTDDPADETAHHGNTDAPADETAHAGDTGHRAVHDRAPAEGSTAAHDGDVNDADAHDGDVNDADANDSDMNGGAAHHTHVNDEAKEAADALAETGRS; encoded by the coding sequence GTGGCGGGCGTTGTGCGGGGCAGCCTGGGGGGAGTCGCCGTCGGCGCCCGCCACTTCGGACTGAAGGGTCCACGCGGCTGGGCCTTCCGCGGTGTTTCGTTCGCCGCGGAGCCCGGCTCGCTGGTGGCGGTCGCGGGGCCGTCGGGTTCGGGCCGCACGAGCCTGCTGCTCGCGCTGACGGGGCGGATGAAGGCGACCGAGGGGACGGCGGTCGTCGGCGACGTCCGGCTGCCGAGGCAGTCGGCCGCCCTGCGCCGGATCAGCGGCCTCGCGCACGTTCCCGGCGTCACCGATCTCGACCCCGCCCTGACCGTCGCGGAGCATCTGCGCGAACGGGCCCTGCTCCAGCGCCGCTTCGGTGACTCCCTGCGCGCACTGCTGCGGCCGCGGTCGGAACGCGCGCGTGAGGCTCGGCGGCGGATCGACGACGCCCTGGCCGCCGCCGGCCTGGACACCGAGACCCTGCCGAAGGGCCCGCGCACCGCCGTACGGGACCTGGAACGCCTCGAGGCCCTGCGTCTGTCGGTCGCCCTGGCCCTGGTCGGACGGCCGCGGCTGCTCGGCGTCGACGACGCGGACCTCAAGCTCTCGATGGCCGAACGGGCGGAGGTCTGGGCGCTGTTGAGGTCCCTCGCCGACTCCGGGACGACGGTGCTGGCGGTGTGCGGCGAGGCTCCCGAGGACGCCGTGGTGGTGTCCACGGTGCCTCGTGGCGGCAGCGCGGGGGCCGACGCCGACGAGCGGGCCGTCGGGACGGCGCCCCGCGACAACACCGACGACCCGGCCGACGAGACCGCGCACCACGGGAACACGGACGCCCCGGCCGACGAGACCGCGCACGCCGGCGACACCGGCCACCGGGCCGTGCACGACCGCGCCCCCGCCGAGGGCTCCACGGCCGCGCACGACGGGGACGTGAACGACGCGGACGCGCACGACGGAGACGTGAACGACGCGGACGCGAACGACTCGGACATGAACGGCGGGGCCGCCCACCACACGCACGTGAACGACGAGGCGAAGGAGGCGGCGGATGCGCTCGCCGAGACTGGCCGCTCTTGA